One window of Sinorhizobium fredii NGR234 genomic DNA carries:
- a CDS encoding DUF6429 family protein: MEIDEDKIDDAVLALLWLTLHNERCAWKGFDWATTDRLHERGLICDPVNKSKSLVLTDEGLRRSEELFRRLFTR, encoded by the coding sequence ATGGAGATCGACGAGGACAAAATCGATGACGCGGTGCTGGCACTGTTATGGCTGACGCTCCACAACGAGCGTTGCGCCTGGAAGGGATTTGACTGGGCGACGACGGACCGGTTGCATGAGAGGGGACTGATCTGTGATCCGGTGAACAAGTCGAAGTCGCTGGTGCTGACGGACGAAGGTCTACGGCGCTCGGAAGAACTGTTCCGCCGGTTGTTTACACGGTAA
- a CDS encoding plasmid pRiA4b ORF-3 family protein: protein MVASVVRLKVTLDHVEPIVMRRVVVPFTIRLSRLHEVLQAAMGWTNSHLYEFRMRDVGFGLPDEEWGDGPIDARRVSLLSAVQDTGAKSFKYLYDFGDGWEHSIKIERTFPAVGTEGPMLLEATGHCPPEDVGGPWGYQEFCEALADPAHERHAETLEWCGSSDYDSAAANFSQLNKAVDDLAAKWARKARRKT, encoded by the coding sequence ATGGTGGCTTCCGTCGTCCGCCTGAAGGTCACCCTCGATCATGTCGAGCCGATAGTGATGCGGCGCGTTGTCGTGCCGTTCACCATCAGGCTCAGTCGGCTGCACGAGGTGTTGCAGGCGGCGATGGGCTGGACCAACAGCCACCTTTACGAATTCCGCATGCGTGACGTCGGCTTTGGTTTGCCTGACGAGGAATGGGGGGATGGTCCGATCGATGCCCGCAGGGTCTCGCTGCTGTCGGCAGTCCAGGACACCGGTGCGAAATCGTTCAAATACCTTTACGACTTTGGCGACGGCTGGGAACACAGCATCAAGATCGAGCGCACCTTTCCTGCGGTCGGCACGGAAGGACCGATGCTTCTCGAAGCAACGGGGCACTGCCCGCCCGAAGACGTTGGTGGTCCATGGGGTTATCAGGAGTTCTGCGAGGCGCTTGCAGACCCGGCGCACGAGCGACATGCCGAAACCCTCGAATGGTGCGGCAGCAGCGATTATGATTCCGCCGCCGCCAACTTCTCGCAGCTCAACAAAGCCGTCGATGACCTCGCTGCAAAATGGGCCCGAAAAGCGCGCCGCAAAACCTGA
- a CDS encoding IS66-like element ISRsp1 family transposase, which yields MISKPVDLPVDVVGAYLALRGEHEALQAKHAIAVAEAANAQAMLSDNEALIVALELKIEKLRRELRGQRSERTARLLDQLELQLEELVAAATEDEVAAQAASARTSSVRSFTRKRPVRKPWPDDIERERVVIEPPTTCTCCGGSRLSKLGEDVTETLEEIPRRFKVIETVREKFTCRDCEAISQTPAPFHATPRGFIGPNLLATILFDKFGMHSPLNRQSARFKCEGIDLSTSTLADQVGYATAALMPVFDLIEAHVFAAERLHGDDTTIPIQARDKCTTGRIWTYVCDDRPFGGTAPPAAIYYASSDRRGEHPQKHLAGYGGILQSDCYNGFEPIAVAATKAVPITFAFCHAHARRKFFELADIQKNARDRKRRGKPISPIALEAVKRYDELFEIERQINGLSAEERLAVRQEKSKPLFDDMHEWLTKERAMLSRSSEVIEPIDYMLKRWEGFALFLKDGRVCLTNNAAERALRSVALGRRNWTFAGSQRGADRAAVMLTVITTCRLNDIDPKAWLADVLARIADHPVTRLYELLPWEWKRASAATVMLAA from the coding sequence ATGATCTCAAAGCCTGTCGATCTTCCTGTGGATGTTGTTGGCGCTTACCTGGCGCTGCGTGGCGAGCATGAAGCCTTGCAGGCTAAACACGCTATCGCAGTAGCGGAAGCCGCCAATGCGCAGGCGATGCTCTCTGACAACGAGGCGCTGATCGTTGCTCTGGAATTGAAGATCGAGAAGCTCAGGCGCGAGTTGCGGGGCCAGCGCTCTGAGCGCACGGCGCGCCTGCTCGACCAGTTGGAACTGCAGCTCGAGGAACTCGTGGCGGCGGCGACGGAGGATGAGGTCGCGGCACAAGCAGCAAGCGCCAGAACCTCGAGCGTACGTTCGTTCACGCGCAAACGGCCGGTGCGCAAACCATGGCCGGACGATATCGAGCGCGAACGTGTTGTCATCGAGCCGCCGACGACTTGCACCTGCTGTGGTGGTTCGCGCCTGTCGAAGCTGGGCGAGGACGTCACCGAGACGCTGGAAGAGATCCCACGCCGGTTCAAAGTGATCGAGACGGTGCGGGAAAAGTTCACCTGCCGCGACTGTGAGGCGATCAGTCAGACGCCCGCACCCTTCCATGCCACGCCGCGCGGCTTTATCGGGCCGAACCTGCTGGCGACGATCCTGTTCGACAAGTTCGGCATGCACAGCCCGCTCAACCGGCAGAGTGCCCGGTTCAAATGCGAGGGGATCGATCTTTCGACCTCGACGCTGGCCGACCAGGTCGGGTACGCAACAGCCGCTCTCATGCCTGTCTTCGATCTGATCGAGGCGCATGTCTTCGCGGCCGAGCGTCTTCACGGTGATGACACCACCATTCCCATTCAGGCCAGGGACAAATGCACGACCGGACGCATATGGACTTACGTATGCGATGACCGGCCATTCGGGGGAACGGCGCCGCCAGCCGCAATCTATTATGCGTCGAGTGACCGGCGCGGCGAACATCCGCAGAAACACCTGGCCGGATACGGCGGCATTCTGCAGAGCGATTGCTACAATGGCTTCGAGCCGATCGCTGTTGCCGCAACGAAAGCGGTCCCGATCACATTCGCCTTTTGTCACGCGCATGCGCGGCGGAAATTCTTTGAGCTGGCCGATATCCAGAAGAATGCGCGGGATCGCAAACGGAGGGGCAAGCCGATCTCGCCGATCGCATTGGAAGCCGTCAAGCGCTACGACGAATTGTTCGAGATCGAGCGCCAGATCAACGGATTGAGCGCCGAAGAACGACTGGCTGTGCGGCAGGAGAAGAGCAAGCCACTGTTCGATGACATGCACGAGTGGTTGACGAAGGAACGCGCCATGCTCAGCAGATCGTCCGAGGTCATCGAGCCGATCGATTACATGCTCAAGCGCTGGGAGGGCTTTGCTCTCTTCCTCAAAGACGGGAGAGTTTGTTTAACGAACAACGCAGCCGAGCGGGCGCTGAGAAGTGTCGCATTGGGAAGACGGAACTGGACCTTCGCCGGTTCTCAGCGCGGGGCCGATCGTGCCGCTGTCATGCTGACCGTCATCACCACCTGCCGCCTCAACGATATCGACCCGAAGGCATGGCTTGCAGACGTGCTGGCTCGCATCGCCGACCATCCTGTCACGCGCCTGTACGAACTGCTGCCCTGGGAGTGGAAACGTGCATCGGCGGCAACCGTCATGCTGGCGGCCTGA
- the tnpB gene encoding IS66 family insertion sequence element accessory protein TnpB (TnpB, as the term is used for proteins encoded by IS66 family insertion elements, is considered an accessory protein, since TnpC, encoded by a neighboring gene, is a DDE family transposase.), producing MLPSGQNVRVWIATGHTDMRCGFPSLALRVQEVLKLNPLDGNLFVFRGRSGSLLKVIWSDGQGSCLFTKRLDRGRFVWPSAEGGAIAISPAQLSYLLSGIDWRHPQETWRPTKVG from the coding sequence ATGCTTCCTTCCGGTCAAAATGTGCGGGTGTGGATTGCAACGGGCCATACGGACATGCGGTGTGGGTTTCCATCGCTTGCGTTGCGGGTGCAGGAGGTGCTGAAACTGAACCCTTTGGACGGCAATCTTTTTGTGTTTCGCGGTCGCAGCGGATCGCTGCTAAAAGTGATCTGGAGTGACGGCCAGGGGAGCTGCCTTTTTACAAAAAGATTGGACCGTGGCCGGTTCGTCTGGCCTTCTGCCGAAGGCGGAGCGATAGCGATATCACCCGCGCAGCTCAGTTATCTTCTGTCCGGAATCGACTGGAGGCATCCTCAGGAAACCTGGCGGCCGACGAAGGTCGGCTAG
- the tnpA gene encoding IS66-like element accessory protein TnpA codes for MEIFEGDSGSRVSRLEVINTGRRRRFTEDEKLRIVAESFAGRGRASATARQYGISRSLLNRWRKSVRQGLHGQKQTDGFVPAFVMPETFVPVKQVTPPAAMEQPVASPSGRMEIVAANGRRVVVDGSVDVEALLRIMRGLETLR; via the coding sequence ATGGAGATTTTTGAAGGAGACAGCGGGTCTCGGGTGAGCCGTCTTGAGGTGATCAACACCGGACGGCGGCGTCGATTTACGGAAGATGAGAAGCTGCGGATTGTCGCAGAAAGCTTTGCCGGGAGAGGCCGTGCGTCGGCCACGGCCCGTCAGTACGGCATCAGTCGCTCCCTGTTGAACCGTTGGCGCAAATCGGTTCGCCAGGGTTTGCACGGCCAGAAACAAACCGATGGTTTTGTGCCGGCGTTCGTCATGCCGGAAACTTTTGTGCCGGTGAAGCAGGTCACTCCACCTGCTGCGATGGAGCAGCCGGTGGCGTCTCCTTCCGGCCGCATGGAGATTGTTGCGGCGAACGGCCGTCGTGTGGTCGTGGACGGCAGCGTCGACGTTGAGGCGCTGCTGCGGATCATGCGGGGGCTGGAGACGTTGCGGTGA
- a CDS encoding TRAP transporter substrate-binding protein: MDRRSFIKNASLGGLGAAAATALAAPAIAQSNPKVTWRLTSSFPKSLDTIYGGGEVLSKYVSEATDGNFQIQVFAAGEIVPGLQAADATAAGTVEACHTVAYYYWGKDPTWALGAAVPFALNARGMNAWHHHGGGIDLFNEFLGAQGLVGFPNGNTGVQMGGWFRKEIKTVADMKGLKMRVGGFAGKVMERLGVVPQQLAGGDIYPALEKGTIDAAEWVGPYDDEKLGFYKVAPYYYYPGWWEGGPTVHAMFNKAAYDGLPKAYQSLLRTACQATDANMLQKYDYLNPSAIKRLVAAGAKLSPFSPEILSACFDEANKVYAEMEAANPTFKKIWESIKAFRAEYYLNAQIAEYNYDTFMMIQQRNGKV, translated from the coding sequence ATGGATCGCCGTTCATTCATTAAAAACGCGAGCTTGGGCGGGCTCGGTGCAGCCGCCGCGACGGCGCTCGCAGCGCCTGCCATTGCGCAAAGCAATCCGAAGGTGACCTGGCGTTTGACGTCGTCGTTCCCGAAGTCGCTGGATACGATCTACGGTGGCGGTGAAGTCCTGTCGAAATACGTGTCGGAGGCCACTGACGGCAACTTCCAGATCCAGGTTTTCGCGGCGGGTGAAATCGTTCCGGGGCTGCAGGCCGCCGATGCGACGGCAGCCGGCACTGTCGAGGCGTGCCACACTGTCGCCTACTACTACTGGGGCAAGGACCCGACCTGGGCGCTTGGCGCTGCCGTGCCCTTCGCGCTCAATGCGCGCGGCATGAACGCCTGGCACCATCATGGCGGCGGCATCGACCTGTTCAACGAATTCCTCGGTGCGCAAGGCCTGGTCGGTTTCCCGAACGGCAATACCGGCGTCCAGATGGGCGGCTGGTTCCGCAAGGAGATCAAAACCGTTGCCGACATGAAGGGCCTGAAGATGCGCGTCGGCGGCTTCGCCGGCAAGGTCATGGAGCGCCTCGGCGTGGTGCCGCAGCAGCTCGCCGGCGGCGATATCTACCCGGCCCTCGAGAAGGGCACCATCGATGCCGCCGAGTGGGTCGGCCCCTATGACGATGAGAAGCTCGGCTTCTACAAGGTGGCGCCGTACTACTACTATCCCGGCTGGTGGGAAGGTGGGCCGACGGTGCACGCCATGTTCAACAAGGCGGCCTACGACGGTTTGCCGAAGGCCTATCAGTCGCTGCTGCGCACGGCCTGCCAGGCGACCGACGCCAACATGCTGCAGAAGTACGACTATCTGAACCCGTCGGCGATCAAGCGCCTCGTCGCGGCCGGCGCCAAGCTGAGCCCGTTCAGCCCGGAAATTCTGTCGGCCTGCTTCGACGAGGCGAACAAGGTCTATGCGGAGATGGAAGCGGCAAACCCGACCTTCAAGAAGATCTGGGAGTCGATCAAGGCGTTCCGTGCCGAGTACTACCTCAACGCCCAGATCGCCGAATACAACTACGACACCTTCATGATGATCCAGCAGCGCAACGGCAAGGTCTAA